A single Sphingomonas sp. IW22 DNA region contains:
- a CDS encoding glycosyltransferase family 4 protein, with product MNDARTVPALKRIALIGTCVPRHCGIATFTDDMQRALTSHDPNLSCITVAVTDSGGSYAYPDFVPLEIDHSDPASFAVAADFLNVADIEVVSLQHEFGIFGGEAGENVLELLRGLKTPVVTTLHTILAAPNPAQRQVMDEIIGRSARLVAMADKGRQILEDVYGVPSERISVIPHGVPDRPFLDPAMAQHDLGLADRTVLMTFGLLGPGKGIETAIGAMPALVRDHPKILYMIVGATHPSLRRHEGERYRASLVALADELGVTDHIHFVDRYLSLDELLDHLAACDIYLSPYPNEAQIVSGTLAYAVALGKAVVSTPFWYAQELLADNCGVLVPFGAPNALAGAVSQLIDDDTSRSAIRTQAYALGRMMTWSNVARQYLEVFSDVRLERRSPKAEVIPFAPGGARRNELPPLATVHLDALTDNVGLIQHTQFAVPDRRHGYCLDDNARALLLMAEIARLRPLSSQEDRLALTYAAFVEHAWCPAESRVHNFMGFDREWLDEPGADDAHGRAVWALGAVARHQDPRRLDSWAAARLLDFAPPLNDTSSPRAWAYGLLGIEGFLGRFPGHRGFERLRDNLADRLFQRWSDAAAPDWNWFEDRLGYDNAKLCEALLVTGHARSNSRHIQVGLDTLRWLMKLQTAEAGHFRPIGTDTFGTDRRHPEPFDQQPLEACSAVSACLIAANVSGDHRWRQEARRAFSWFLGENDLRIPVADAAAGACFDGLHPDRRNANQGAESTLAYLAALTAMLLANDHQFVTPLKPAAVDAGHAISARQDSGASVLPGTMVAKAI from the coding sequence ATGAACGACGCACGCACGGTCCCTGCTCTAAAGCGTATTGCTTTGATCGGAACCTGCGTCCCGCGGCATTGCGGCATCGCGACTTTCACCGATGACATGCAACGCGCGCTCACCAGCCACGATCCGAACCTGTCGTGCATCACGGTCGCCGTCACCGATAGTGGCGGGAGCTATGCCTATCCCGACTTTGTACCGCTTGAGATCGATCACTCCGATCCTGCATCCTTCGCAGTCGCCGCTGATTTCCTGAACGTCGCCGACATCGAGGTCGTCTCCCTGCAGCACGAGTTCGGGATATTCGGCGGTGAAGCGGGGGAAAATGTGCTCGAACTGCTGCGCGGGCTAAAGACGCCCGTGGTCACAACACTGCACACTATCCTGGCGGCGCCCAACCCCGCCCAACGCCAGGTTATGGATGAAATTATTGGGCGCTCCGCGCGGTTGGTTGCCATGGCGGACAAGGGCCGACAGATACTGGAGGACGTCTATGGCGTTCCGTCCGAGCGGATCAGCGTGATTCCGCACGGCGTCCCTGATCGCCCTTTTCTCGACCCGGCGATGGCGCAACACGATCTGGGGCTTGCGGATCGAACAGTGCTGATGACTTTCGGTTTGCTCGGGCCCGGCAAAGGGATCGAAACAGCGATCGGCGCAATGCCCGCGCTGGTTCGCGACCACCCCAAGATCCTCTACATGATCGTTGGTGCGACTCATCCGAGCCTTCGCCGTCACGAGGGCGAGCGCTACCGCGCGAGTCTCGTCGCTCTCGCAGACGAGCTGGGAGTGACTGACCACATTCACTTTGTCGACCGATACCTCTCACTGGACGAACTTCTGGACCATCTTGCGGCTTGCGACATCTATCTGTCCCCCTATCCGAATGAGGCCCAGATCGTCTCGGGCACGCTGGCCTATGCCGTAGCGTTGGGTAAGGCTGTGGTCTCGACGCCCTTCTGGTATGCGCAGGAACTCCTCGCCGACAATTGCGGCGTCCTCGTACCGTTCGGCGCACCGAACGCGCTGGCTGGCGCGGTCAGCCAGTTGATAGACGACGATACATCCCGCAGCGCAATCCGGACGCAAGCTTACGCGCTGGGAAGGATGATGACGTGGTCGAATGTCGCACGACAGTATCTGGAGGTCTTTTCCGACGTAAGGCTTGAAAGACGGTCCCCCAAGGCTGAGGTCATTCCCTTCGCTCCAGGGGGAGCAAGAAGGAATGAATTGCCTCCGCTCGCGACGGTCCACCTTGATGCATTGACCGATAACGTCGGATTGATCCAGCATACTCAGTTTGCAGTTCCCGACCGCAGACACGGATACTGCCTCGACGACAATGCACGCGCGCTGCTGCTCATGGCCGAAATTGCCCGACTGCGACCCCTTTCTTCACAGGAGGACCGGCTCGCTCTCACCTACGCCGCGTTCGTCGAACATGCCTGGTGTCCCGCCGAAAGCAGGGTCCATAATTTCATGGGGTTCGATCGCGAATGGCTCGATGAACCTGGTGCCGACGATGCCCATGGCCGGGCGGTCTGGGCACTCGGTGCCGTTGCACGGCACCAAGATCCGCGTCGTCTCGATAGCTGGGCCGCTGCGCGATTGCTGGACTTCGCGCCGCCCTTGAATGATACTTCCTCGCCGCGCGCATGGGCATACGGTCTCCTTGGGATCGAAGGTTTTCTGGGACGTTTTCCAGGCCATCGCGGATTCGAGCGGCTGAGGGACAACCTCGCCGATCGTTTGTTTCAGCGCTGGTCGGACGCCGCTGCTCCGGACTGGAACTGGTTCGAGGATCGGCTGGGCTACGACAACGCCAAGCTATGCGAAGCCCTCCTGGTGACTGGCCATGCGCGATCCAATTCTCGCCATATCCAGGTCGGTCTCGACACGCTGCGTTGGCTGATGAAGTTGCAGACGGCCGAGGCGGGCCACTTCCGGCCCATTGGCACCGACACCTTCGGCACCGATCGTCGCCATCCAGAGCCGTTCGATCAGCAGCCATTAGAAGCGTGTTCGGCAGTCAGCGCTTGCCTTATCGCGGCGAATGTCAGTGGAGATCATCGCTGGAGGCAGGAAGCTCGGCGGGCATTCAGCTGGTTTCTCGGAGAAAATGACCTGCGCATCCCCGTCGCCGATGCCGCTGCGGGAGCCTGCTTTGACGGCCTCCACCCTGATCGGCGGAACGCCAATCAAGGCGCGGAATCGACCCTTGCGTACCTTGCGGCGCTGACCGCCATGCTACTCGCAAACGATCATCAGTTTGTCACGCCGCTAAAACCTGCTGCTGTCGATGCGGGCCATGCCATTTCTGCGCGCCAAGACAGCGGCGCGAGCGTGCTTCCGGGTACCATGGTCGCAAAGGCGATATGA
- a CDS encoding glycoside hydrolase family 130 protein, producing MTERAKLNFYDRVLRPDPSRTVVRPFEPGYPKGFDAGTSRTQETVDLIVALDEAELARQLEGVTLSLDENHRDVDAMLLRRFDEIAGRIEGVDRINAEQRRLIGAYCSEEYAYEAAALFNPSVVLHPDQSGLPEGTIRFVMSLRGIGEGHVSSVTFRTGTWTPGGELVVDDPSPTSVPPLIETCAKGGDVAVRLCCAGSRTISEIVLFPVLPSQRQGIEDMRLVRFCDDDGSIIYHGTYTAFSGAEVLSELLSSTDFKSFDMRVLTGEAARGKGMALFPRRIAGNYAMLGRQDNKNIWLHYSDDILHWEGGAKIIAPQFPWEFVQMGNCGSPIEIAEGWLVMVHGVGTVRNYCIGACLLDKDDPSKLLARTPRPVLAPSPHERDGYVPNVVYSCGSIVQGRTMLLPYAVADSFTAFATASIDNLLSVME from the coding sequence ATGACCGAACGTGCAAAGCTCAACTTCTACGATCGCGTGCTTCGCCCCGATCCATCGCGCACCGTCGTCCGGCCGTTCGAGCCGGGCTATCCCAAAGGTTTCGACGCCGGCACGTCCCGCACCCAGGAGACTGTCGACCTGATCGTGGCGCTCGACGAGGCTGAGTTGGCGCGCCAGCTGGAAGGCGTCACCCTGTCACTGGACGAGAATCACCGCGACGTCGATGCGATGCTGCTTCGCCGGTTCGACGAGATCGCCGGCCGGATTGAGGGCGTCGATCGTATCAACGCCGAGCAGCGGCGGTTGATCGGGGCCTACTGCAGCGAAGAATATGCCTATGAGGCTGCGGCCTTGTTCAACCCGAGCGTGGTGCTCCATCCCGACCAGTCTGGTCTCCCTGAGGGCACCATCCGTTTCGTGATGTCGCTGCGAGGCATCGGCGAGGGACATGTGTCGTCGGTGACATTCCGCACGGGCACTTGGACACCGGGCGGCGAACTCGTAGTCGACGATCCCAGCCCCACATCGGTGCCGCCACTCATCGAGACCTGTGCGAAGGGGGGGGACGTGGCAGTGCGCCTGTGTTGCGCGGGCAGTCGAACGATATCGGAGATCGTGCTTTTTCCGGTGCTCCCGAGCCAGCGCCAAGGTATCGAGGATATGCGCCTCGTCCGCTTCTGCGACGATGATGGCAGCATAATCTATCACGGAACTTACACTGCGTTCAGCGGTGCCGAGGTGCTCTCGGAATTGCTGAGCAGCACCGATTTCAAGTCGTTTGATATGCGCGTTCTGACCGGCGAAGCGGCCAGAGGGAAGGGAATGGCACTGTTCCCCCGGCGTATCGCGGGCAATTACGCAATGCTCGGACGCCAGGATAACAAAAACATCTGGCTGCACTATTCTGACGACATACTCCACTGGGAAGGCGGCGCGAAAATCATCGCGCCGCAATTCCCTTGGGAGTTCGTCCAGATGGGCAACTGCGGGTCGCCGATCGAGATCGCCGAAGGCTGGCTAGTCATGGTGCACGGCGTCGGGACGGTGCGCAACTATTGCATTGGCGCATGCCTGCTCGACAAGGATGACCCATCAAAACTGCTTGCGCGGACGCCGCGGCCGGTCCTAGCCCCCAGTCCGCATGAACGGGACGGGTACGTGCCCAACGTCGTCTATAGCTGTGGTTCGATCGTCCAGGGTCGGACGATGCTCCTGCCATATGCGGTAGCTGATAGCTTTACAGCCTTTGCTACGGCCTCAATCGACAACCTGTTAAGTGTCATGGAGTAG
- the gnd gene encoding phosphogluconate dehydrogenase (NAD(+)-dependent, decarboxylating), which yields MRLAMIGLGRMGANIARRLMRGGHEIVAFDRNAPAVEKLASEGATAAASLEEVADKLESPRIFWVMLPAGPPTESTIATLMGLAAPGDIIIDGGNSFYKDDIRRAKLCAMKGLHYVDVGTSGGVWGLERGYCMMIGGDVATLDSLDPLFEALAPGQGTIPRTPERGDPNEDPRAEKGYIHTGPAGSGHFVKMVHNGIEYGLMQAYAEGFDILKGKSSYKLPEDERFDLNLTDIAEVWRRGSVISSWLLDLSAAALAKDQMLEQFSGQVADSGEGHWTIEAAMEEAVPAYVLSAALFARYRSRVDTTFGDKLLSAMRFGFGGHVEVPQ from the coding sequence ATGCGTCTCGCGATGATCGGCCTGGGCAGGATGGGAGCCAATATAGCGCGCCGGCTGATGCGCGGCGGTCACGAGATCGTCGCCTTCGATCGGAACGCTCCGGCGGTGGAAAAGCTGGCGAGCGAAGGCGCAACCGCCGCCGCCTCGCTTGAGGAGGTCGCCGACAAGCTCGAGAGCCCGCGAATCTTCTGGGTTATGCTGCCGGCGGGGCCGCCTACGGAGAGCACGATCGCGACACTGATGGGCTTGGCCGCTCCAGGCGACATCATCATCGACGGCGGCAACAGCTTTTACAAGGACGACATCCGCCGGGCGAAGCTGTGCGCGATGAAAGGACTCCACTATGTCGATGTGGGCACCTCAGGCGGTGTGTGGGGCCTCGAGCGCGGCTATTGCATGATGATCGGCGGCGATGTCGCGACTCTCGACAGCCTTGATCCCCTCTTCGAGGCACTGGCACCAGGCCAGGGCACGATCCCACGCACGCCGGAGCGCGGCGACCCCAACGAGGACCCACGCGCCGAAAAAGGCTATATACACACCGGTCCCGCGGGTTCGGGCCACTTCGTCAAGATGGTCCACAACGGCATCGAATATGGCCTGATGCAGGCCTATGCTGAGGGGTTCGACATCCTGAAGGGCAAATCCTCCTACAAACTACCGGAAGACGAGCGCTTCGATCTCAACCTCACCGACATCGCCGAAGTCTGGCGCCGCGGTAGCGTCATTTCATCCTGGCTGCTCGACTTGTCGGCCGCGGCGCTCGCGAAAGACCAGATGCTTGAGCAATTCTCCGGCCAAGTCGCGGATTCGGGCGAGGGTCACTGGACGATTGAGGCGGCAATGGAGGAAGCGGTCCCCGCCTACGTCCTCTCCGCGGCGCTGTTCGCGCGCTACCGCAGCCGGGTCGACACGACCTTCGGCGACAAGCTCCTCTCGGCGATGCGGTTCGGCTTCGGCGGACATGTCGAGGTGCCACAATGA
- the tkt gene encoding transketolase encodes MPGTTASAQPSHEDGSRERLAIDTIRTLAMDAVQKANSGHPGTPMGLAPVVYTLWRDFMRYDPDTPNWPNRDCFLLSVGHASMLLYAVLHLAGVKEIDADGKLTGKPAVSLDDIKQFRQLGSKTPGHPEYRMTSGVETTTGPLGQGCGNSVGMAIAERVLASRFNRDGFDLFDHDIYVLCGDGDMMEGVSGEAASVAGHLALSNLCWIYDNNHISIEGSTKLAFTEDVGQRFEGYGWNVIHVDDANDTAVFAEALKTFRATEDRPTFIVVNSVIGWGSPRAGSEKAHGEPLGVENVRATKRAYGWPEDAQFFVPDGVAEDFNAAVSSRGKPAREAWEAMFARYRESFPAEAAELALLLQGKLPDGWDSDIPSFPADPKGLASRDSGGTVLNAIAPRIPLLIGGSADLAPSTKTNLTFQGAGTFERDDYSGRNMHFGVREHAMGSIANGMALRYLRSYTGTFLVFADYMRAPIRLAAIMELPVVFVFTHDSIGVGEDGPTHQPIEHLATLRAIPGLDTIRPGDANEVAMAWKVALSHTREPTALIFSRQAIQTLDREKYASANGLERGGYILADVEDGDPDVILIGTGSELPMVVAAHEKLVAEGLKSRVVSLPSWYLFEKQDHAYRETVLPNAVRARLAVEQAGSMGWDRYVGHDGGTITMKTFGASAPLAKLQEKYGFNVDNICAVARDLIEKNR; translated from the coding sequence ATGCCCGGTACAACGGCGTCGGCACAGCCATCGCATGAGGACGGATCGAGGGAAAGACTCGCGATCGACACCATCCGCACGCTGGCGATGGATGCCGTGCAGAAGGCCAATTCGGGCCATCCAGGCACGCCGATGGGGCTCGCGCCGGTGGTCTATACGCTGTGGCGAGACTTCATGCGCTATGATCCGGACACCCCAAATTGGCCGAACCGCGATTGCTTCCTTCTTTCGGTCGGCCACGCCTCGATGCTGCTCTATGCCGTACTGCATCTGGCGGGGGTGAAGGAGATCGATGCTGACGGAAAGCTGACGGGTAAGCCCGCGGTCAGTCTCGACGACATCAAGCAGTTCCGGCAATTGGGATCGAAGACCCCTGGCCATCCCGAGTATCGCATGACCAGCGGGGTCGAAACGACTACCGGCCCGCTCGGTCAGGGTTGTGGCAATTCGGTCGGCATGGCGATTGCCGAGCGTGTGCTCGCCTCCCGCTTCAATCGCGACGGCTTCGACCTATTCGATCACGACATCTATGTGCTGTGCGGCGATGGCGACATGATGGAAGGCGTTTCGGGCGAGGCAGCGTCAGTCGCCGGCCACCTCGCGCTCTCCAACCTGTGCTGGATCTACGACAACAACCACATCTCGATCGAGGGATCGACCAAGCTCGCCTTCACCGAAGATGTCGGCCAGCGGTTCGAGGGCTATGGCTGGAACGTCATCCACGTCGACGACGCGAACGACACCGCCGTCTTCGCGGAGGCACTGAAGACATTCCGCGCGACGGAGGACCGGCCGACCTTCATCGTCGTCAATTCGGTCATCGGCTGGGGCAGCCCCAGGGCCGGCAGCGAGAAGGCGCACGGCGAGCCGCTGGGCGTGGAGAATGTCCGCGCGACCAAGCGAGCCTATGGCTGGCCGGAGGATGCGCAGTTCTTCGTGCCGGATGGCGTGGCGGAGGACTTCAACGCCGCCGTGTCCAGCCGGGGCAAGCCGGCGCGCGAGGCGTGGGAGGCGATGTTCGCCCGCTACCGCGAGAGCTTCCCCGCCGAAGCCGCCGAATTGGCCCTACTGCTCCAGGGCAAGCTGCCGGATGGCTGGGATTCCGACATCCCGAGCTTCCCGGCCGATCCCAAGGGCCTTGCCTCGCGCGACAGCGGTGGCACGGTCCTCAACGCCATCGCCCCGCGTATACCGCTGCTGATCGGCGGCTCGGCCGATCTCGCCCCCTCGACCAAGACGAACCTCACCTTCCAGGGTGCGGGCACCTTTGAGCGAGACGATTATTCCGGCCGCAACATGCATTTCGGCGTGCGCGAACATGCGATGGGATCGATCGCGAACGGCATGGCGCTGCGTTACCTGCGTTCGTACACCGGCACCTTCCTGGTCTTCGCCGATTATATGCGCGCGCCGATCCGGCTGGCGGCGATCATGGAATTGCCGGTGGTGTTCGTTTTCACCCACGACAGCATCGGCGTGGGCGAGGATGGGCCGACCCACCAGCCGATCGAGCATCTGGCAACGCTGCGGGCGATCCCGGGGCTCGACACAATCCGGCCGGGCGATGCCAACGAGGTGGCGATGGCGTGGAAAGTCGCGCTATCACATACCCGCGAACCGACCGCGCTGATTTTCTCCCGCCAGGCGATCCAGACGCTCGACCGCGAGAAATATGCGTCCGCCAACGGGCTGGAGCGGGGCGGCTATATCCTCGCGGATGTGGAGGACGGCGATCCCGACGTGATTTTGATCGGCACCGGCAGCGAGCTGCCGATGGTGGTCGCCGCGCACGAGAAGCTGGTCGCCGAGGGGCTTAAGTCCCGCGTGGTATCGCTGCCGAGCTGGTACCTGTTCGAGAAGCAGGACCATGCCTATCGTGAGACGGTGTTACCCAATGCGGTGCGCGCGCGCCTCGCGGTGGAGCAGGCCGGTTCCATGGGGTGGGATCGCTATGTCGGCCATGATGGCGGCACGATCACGATGAAGACGTTTGGCGCCTCCGCCCCGCTTGCCAAGCTGCAGGAGAAATACGGCTTCAACGTCGACAATATCTGCGCCGTGGCGCGCGACCTGATCGAGAAGAACAGATGA
- a CDS encoding isoprenylcysteine carboxylmethyltransferase family protein, with protein MTQSDVSAYGLWGVAAVNAAVFIVFAFSFFKPHTPRDWRSFGVFSAFLVALFAEMYGFPLTIYLLSGWLQSRFPGVNWLSHDAGHLLEMMFGWKTNPHFGPFHIASFVLIGGGFMLISVAWKALHTAQQEQKLATGGIYSRIRHPQYVGFILVMFGFLLQWPTLLTLGMFPVLVVMYVRLARHEERDALREFGEDYRRYAAQVPPFVPRVWRRADRAAGRVKPEDAG; from the coding sequence ATGACCCAGAGCGATGTGTCCGCCTATGGCTTGTGGGGGGTCGCGGCAGTGAATGCCGCCGTCTTCATTGTCTTCGCCTTCAGCTTTTTCAAGCCACATACGCCGCGTGACTGGCGAAGCTTCGGCGTATTCAGCGCCTTCCTCGTGGCCTTGTTCGCGGAAATGTACGGTTTTCCGCTGACGATCTACCTTCTCTCCGGCTGGCTCCAATCCCGGTTTCCGGGGGTCAACTGGCTCTCACACGATGCCGGACATTTGCTTGAGATGATGTTCGGCTGGAAGACCAATCCTCATTTCGGCCCATTCCACATTGCGAGCTTCGTGCTCATCGGCGGGGGTTTTATGCTCATCTCGGTGGCATGGAAGGCGTTGCACACCGCCCAGCAAGAGCAAAAGCTAGCTACAGGCGGCATCTATTCGCGGATTCGGCATCCGCAATATGTCGGGTTCATTCTGGTGATGTTCGGCTTCCTGCTGCAGTGGCCGACTCTGCTTACACTCGGCATGTTTCCAGTGCTGGTCGTGATGTACGTTCGTCTCGCACGCCATGAGGAGCGGGACGCGCTTCGCGAGTTCGGAGAAGACTACCGCCGATATGCGGCGCAGGTACCTCCCTTCGTTCCTCGCGTTTGGCGCCGCGCCGATAGGGCGGCCGGGCGGGTAAAACCAGAAGACGCCGGCTGA
- a CDS encoding bifunctional transaldolase/phosoglucose isomerase, with product MTSRLKQLSEAGQAVWLDFVDRKFLSQGGLRKLIEEDGLTGVTSNPSIFEKAMGHGDAYDAGFTEFLGKADASVADTYESQAIADIKAAAADLRTVYDRLEGKDGYVSLEVSPYLANSTDATIEEAERLWAAVGEPNLMVKVPATKAGIPAICRLIAEGININVTLLFSLGAYQAVAEAYLAGLEARAKAGKPIDRIASVASFFVSRIDAQIDKAIDERVKAGDAEAEALKELRGKVAIANAKVAYAWYQEMIASDRWHALAAKGAMPQRLLWASTGTKDPAYPDTLYIDTLIGPDTVNTMPPKTMDAFRDRGTPHQTLTEDVEAARHLLVEAERLGLKLGDVTAGLVTNGVRLFADAADSLLGAVAGKREAFLGNQQNRMTAALPEGLEKAVEARLETARAAGWGRRFWQGDATLWTGKDEAKWLGWLSAAHGQQVDPDQLMQLTDKAKSYKDAVLLGMGGSSLGPEVLSLILGCKPGSPKLHVLDTTDPGQIATVTAAIDPTNTLFIVSSKSGSTMEPELLRAFFWDLSGEDGDRFVAVTDPGSKLETSAKADRFAMIVPGDPAIGGRYSVLSAFGMVPAAVMGIDTHAFFESTAAMVFACGADVPPALNPGFRLGAIIGEAAVAGRDKLTILPSKGLEPFGAWLEQLLAESTGKRGKGVVPVDLEPVGAPASYGSDRLFVHFHLEGDSDAGLEAQLKALSDAGQPLVTIYVASRELIGQEFFRWEIATAIAGAVIGVDPFDQPDVEDAKIATRKLVDAYEASDALEPETAVTEDSDFAIFAAGDSALGSAEPTALLRMHFASLVPGDYAGFLGFVERDEANAASIAAIRVAVRDAKGVATVAGFGPRFLHSTGQAYKGGPASGAFLTITRDPDPDLAIPGRKASFGTVQIAQARGDMDVLAARGRRVLRVHLKKGGGGMEALRAAVVAAAQN from the coding sequence ATGACCAGCCGGTTGAAGCAACTCAGCGAAGCGGGTCAGGCCGTCTGGCTCGATTTTGTCGATCGCAAGTTTTTGAGCCAAGGCGGGCTGCGCAAGCTCATCGAGGAGGATGGGCTCACCGGCGTCACCTCCAACCCTTCGATCTTCGAGAAGGCGATGGGCCATGGCGACGCCTATGACGCCGGCTTCACCGAATTCCTCGGCAAGGCCGATGCGAGCGTGGCGGACACCTATGAAAGCCAGGCGATCGCCGACATCAAGGCGGCGGCGGCCGATCTGCGGACGGTCTATGATCGCCTCGAGGGCAAGGACGGCTATGTCAGCCTCGAGGTCTCGCCTTATCTCGCCAACAGCACCGATGCGACGATCGAGGAGGCGGAGCGCCTGTGGGCGGCCGTCGGTGAGCCGAACCTGATGGTGAAGGTGCCTGCCACAAAGGCCGGCATCCCCGCGATCTGCCGACTGATCGCGGAGGGCATCAACATCAACGTCACGCTGCTGTTCTCGCTCGGGGCCTATCAGGCGGTGGCCGAGGCGTATCTGGCGGGGCTCGAGGCGCGGGCGAAGGCGGGCAAGCCGATCGACCGGATCGCCAGCGTCGCCAGCTTCTTCGTCAGCCGCATCGACGCGCAGATTGACAAGGCGATCGACGAGCGGGTGAAGGCGGGCGATGCCGAGGCAGAGGCGCTGAAAGAGCTCCGCGGCAAGGTGGCGATCGCGAACGCCAAGGTCGCCTACGCCTGGTATCAGGAGATGATCGCGTCCGACCGCTGGCACGCGCTCGCCGCCAAGGGCGCGATGCCGCAGCGCCTGCTGTGGGCGTCGACCGGCACGAAGGATCCCGCCTATCCCGACACGCTCTACATCGACACGCTGATCGGGCCGGATACGGTCAACACTATGCCGCCCAAGACGATGGACGCGTTTCGCGACCGCGGCACTCCGCATCAGACGCTGACCGAAGATGTCGAGGCTGCGCGCCACCTGCTGGTGGAGGCCGAGCGGCTGGGGCTTAAGCTGGGCGACGTGACGGCGGGACTCGTGACGAATGGCGTGCGCCTGTTCGCGGACGCGGCGGACTCGCTGCTTGGCGCCGTGGCCGGCAAGCGCGAGGCGTTCCTGGGCAATCAGCAGAACCGCATGACGGCTGCCCTCCCCGAGGGATTGGAAAAGGCGGTCGAGGCGCGGCTGGAGACGGCGCGCGCGGCTGGCTGGGGCCGGCGCTTCTGGCAGGGCGACGCGACGCTGTGGACCGGCAAGGACGAGGCTAAGTGGCTCGGCTGGCTCTCCGCGGCGCACGGGCAGCAGGTCGATCCGGATCAGCTGATGCAGCTGACCGACAAGGCGAAATCGTACAAGGACGCGGTGCTGCTGGGCATGGGCGGATCGAGCCTCGGGCCCGAGGTGCTGTCGCTGATCCTGGGTTGCAAACCCGGTAGTCCGAAGCTGCACGTGCTCGACACGACCGACCCAGGACAGATCGCGACCGTCACCGCGGCGATCGATCCCACGAATACCTTGTTCATCGTCTCGTCGAAGTCGGGCTCGACGATGGAGCCCGAGCTGCTGCGCGCCTTTTTCTGGGATCTGTCGGGCGAGGATGGCGATCGCTTCGTCGCGGTCACCGATCCGGGCTCGAAGTTGGAGACTTCGGCCAAGGCGGACCGTTTCGCGATGATCGTGCCCGGCGATCCGGCGATCGGTGGGCGCTATTCGGTGCTGTCGGCGTTCGGGATGGTGCCGGCGGCGGTGATGGGAATTGACACCCACGCTTTCTTCGAGTCGACCGCGGCGATGGTGTTTGCCTGCGGGGCCGATGTGCCGCCCGCCCTCAACCCGGGCTTCCGGCTGGGCGCGATCATCGGCGAGGCGGCGGTGGCGGGGCGCGACAAGCTCACTATTCTGCCGTCCAAGGGCCTGGAGCCGTTCGGCGCGTGGCTGGAGCAGTTGCTGGCAGAATCGACCGGTAAGCGGGGCAAGGGCGTCGTGCCGGTGGACCTGGAACCGGTCGGCGCTCCGGCAAGCTACGGGAGCGACCGGCTGTTCGTCCATTTCCACCTGGAAGGCGACAGCGACGCAGGCCTGGAAGCGCAGTTGAAGGCGCTAAGCGATGCCGGACAGCCGCTGGTGACCATTTATGTGGCTAGCCGGGAACTGATCGGGCAGGAATTCTTCCGCTGGGAGATAGCCACCGCGATCGCGGGGGCGGTGATCGGCGTCGATCCGTTCGACCAGCCGGACGTGGAGGATGCCAAGATCGCCACGCGCAAGCTGGTGGATGCCTATGAGGCGTCCGATGCCCTGGAACCGGAGACAGCCGTTACGGAGGATTCCGATTTTGCCATCTTCGCCGCAGGCGACAGCGCCTTGGGTTCAGCCGAGCCGACCGCGCTGCTGCGGATGCATTTCGCAAGCCTCGTGCCCGGCGATTATGCCGGGTTCCTCGGATTTGTGGAGCGCGACGAGGCGAACGCGGCGAGCATCGCTGCCATCCGGGTAGCGGTGCGAGATGCCAAAGGGGTGGCGACGGTCGCGGGCTTCGGGCCGCGCTTCCTCCATTCGACGGGGCAGGCCTATAAAGGCGGCCCGGCGAGCGGCGCGTTTCTGACGATTACGCGCGATCCCGATCCCGATCTCGCGATTCCTGGCAGGAAGGCCAGCTTCGGCACCGTCCAGATCGCGCAGGCGCGCGGCGACATGGACGTTCTGGCCGCGCGCGGCCGGCGCGTTCTGCGCGTCCACCTGAAGAAGGGCGGCGGCGGAATGGAAGCCTTGCGCGCGGCGGTCGTCGCGGCAGCCCAGAATTAA